The DNA segment GTCTTGTAATTTGAAATTGTAGGATAATTTGTGTATACACAATGCTAAATGATATATTATTAAGATTAAACATATGTATAATTAGGCTTTCATATTTTGAGTAATGCAACACCCACTAAACATGTGTATGTAGTATAGCCTTTCATACTGGCTATTTACAAATGGTAGATTTGTTAGTCGGTGGTCTTACATCAATTATAGATAAACGGTGTTATACATGAAATACCAAAAAAGAGCACACAGTATAGGTTAATACAGTGCACAGATTATGTACAATCTGAACAACTGCAGGGTTTGATAGGCATGGGTACTGATACATGTATCTTactgtaatatatacatataacagCCTGATCACTAAagcattattaatttaaaaaactcaATTGCCCATCTAAATTGATTTATTGTCGAGTACTACATGAGCACAAATCATGTCTATAACATCAATCTTACAAGTcgagctacaaaaaaaaaaaaaaaaagcaccgaaGAGTTTTAATCAGATACAAAACAGGCGCGTGACTCTGCCGatgaatatttaatattttgacctaaaaacaaaaccagacaaGTTGGTAACTTTCGCTCTTTTAAATGAAGTTGTTGTAATTTAAAGCACCTCAGCCTGACGTACATAATGGTTTCACAAGTCTCTCTAAACAGTGCCTTGCAAGTTTTCCCCCCGAGATTACTTTTTGGTTTTGGCTGTTTACCATAGAAGGTTAATAGGCTTCTCTGGCAATGGCCTATTTTTAGGAAAACTTACATTCTCTTTGCACCCAGCTCTGTCCATTAAATTGTTATGGTCCAAAAAGCATGCTTTTATAATCATATAGCATAACCCATGTCCTTTTACTTTCCATTATAACATATGGGAGGAATTAACATACAATTATAAGACTGAATTTGAGGCTTACTGTAGAAAACTGTTGCCAGAGGATTGTGGACAATAATGTCCAAAGCCATTCCTTTAATTCACTGCAGTCCAGGAATGACTGGGCCATTTTGTATGATACCAAACAGGTTAAAATTTAGGAGTTGCATtatcaatcccccccccccaaaaaaaaaaaaaaaaaaaacaactaaagctTTTCTCAAAACGATTGATTTAAATGATTTTGGCAGCATGAGATATGCAAGCAAAAAGTATAGATATCTTAGTAATATTACATCCTTGCCTCGTCATCAAATTGTTTTACTATTTTCTGCGTTTCATTTATGAATTTACTTATTTTGTTCAATATATTATGTTCCGAGATGGATATTTCTCAGTTGCATTGGCTCGCATACAATAAAATGCAATGCTTCGTGTATCTTTCCTGAAAGTTTATGCTATCTGgttgtgttgattttttttttttaaacaatttagaTACCCAAGTTCTTCAAAATGAACAGAACTACAGCAACCTGCTGGATGGTTATGCTACTGGCGGCTTTCTTCTGTGAAACTGTGATCTCAAAGGGgggaaggggaggagccaggggGGCGGCCCGGGGTGCTGCTCGTGGAATGCGATCTCGGGTGAAGGCGACGAGATACAGGTCTTCAGGGTCAACGCTGAGGGTGGCGGCCGCAGCGGCGGGAGGGGCTGCTGCTGGCGTTGCAGCTGGGGGATGGCTGGCATCATCTCGCTACCGTTCGGATGACAGCTCCGAAATGTACGGCAGACCATACGGGAACAGGACGGATGGTGACTACAGTTACAGTGCCAGAACATCCTCCTCGGTCCAACCGAGATGTTCCTTCACCACCATCACATCAGCCCTCTGTCTGATTAGCGTCTTCAAATATGTCAGCGTCTGAAAGTCTTGCATTATTAATGGTCTTATCTCCCTAGTTGAAAAGTATCTTAAGGACTCTTCCTGAAGTTTTTCTAAAACTAGTTGAGCATGTCACTAGACAAGTACACTGATTCCCAGAACAGGCCTGAAAAGAAGATCTACATATTTTGTGTCATTCTGTAGCTAGACACACATTGTTCTGCCAACCTGTCCAAATCCTGCTTCAGACTGGACATTGTGATTTTTGTGCAACCCCCTTTGTCCCACTCTTTACATGCATAAAATATAATCCAAggacttttttaaatataaaagaatCCTAAAGGTATCCAGTATTCTGATGGATCTTTAATGAACCATTATAAACTGGCTTGGGTGAAGAGAGCACTAAGCTTTTGTTTTCTTACCCTACTCAGTTTTTCAGCTGGATAATTGCAGCAAGACACTTCAAGGTGTGCGTTGTTGTGAAATTGTTACACATCTAGTTGATGTAGTGTGGTGATTTCACAACAATGCACACCTTGTTAAAGTGCT comes from the Acipenser ruthenus chromosome 13, fAciRut3.2 maternal haplotype, whole genome shotgun sequence genome and includes:
- the sprn gene encoding shadow of prion protein, translating into MNRTTATCWMVMLLAAFFCETVISKGGRGGARGAARGAARGMRSRVKATRYRSSGSTLRVAAAAAGGAAAGVAAGGWLASSRYRSDDSSEMYGRPYGNRTDGDYSYSARTSSSVQPRCSFTTITSALCLISVFKYVSV